The Cytophagia bacterium CHB2 genome has a window encoding:
- a CDS encoding carbohydrate ABC transporter permease has protein sequence YWRIVLPLAKPALATLAIFAFMNSWKDFLWPLIVTSQTEMRPVEVGIASFSTIYALDWTHQMAAAVIVMLPIIIVFCLAQRYFVRGITLTGLKG, from the coding sequence CTACTGGCGCATCGTGCTGCCGCTGGCCAAGCCGGCGCTCGCCACGCTCGCCATTTTTGCCTTCATGAACAGTTGGAAGGATTTTCTCTGGCCGTTGATCGTTACCAGCCAAACCGAGATGCGGCCCGTGGAAGTCGGCATCGCTTCGTTCAGCACCATTTATGCGCTCGACTGGACGCATCAAATGGCGGCGGCGGTGATTGTGATGCTGCCGATCATCATCGTTTTCTGTTTGGCGCAAAGATATTTTGTGCGAGGAATCACACTCACAGGATTAAAAGGCTGA